The Flavobacterium sp. 123 genome contains a region encoding:
- a CDS encoding ribose-phosphate pyrophosphokinase has product MSHLEPEAKIFACSQSVYLAEQIAEAYGIPLGKITTSKYSDGEFQPSYEESIRGLRVFIVCSTFPTADNLMELLLMIDAAKRASARHITAVIPYFGWARQDRKDKPRVPIGAKLVANLLDAAGATRVMTMDLHADQIQGFFEKPVDHLFASTIFLPYVESLGLDNLTIASPDMGGSKRAYAYSKFLESDVVICYKQRKAANVIDTMELIGEVKGRNVILVDDMIDTGGTLAKAADLMMEKGALSVRAICTHAILSGEAYEKIEKSQLLELIVTDSIPLKKKSNKIRVLSCAPLFAEVMHMVHHNNSISGKFIM; this is encoded by the coding sequence ATGTCACACCTAGAACCAGAAGCTAAAATTTTTGCGTGTTCACAAAGTGTATATCTAGCCGAACAGATCGCAGAAGCGTACGGAATCCCATTAGGAAAAATCACCACTTCTAAATATAGTGATGGTGAATTTCAACCTTCTTACGAAGAGTCTATTAGAGGATTACGTGTTTTTATTGTTTGTTCAACCTTCCCGACAGCAGATAATTTAATGGAATTATTATTGATGATTGATGCAGCAAAACGTGCTTCAGCAAGACACATCACTGCAGTAATTCCTTATTTTGGTTGGGCAAGACAAGATAGAAAAGACAAACCAAGAGTTCCAATAGGAGCTAAATTAGTAGCTAATTTATTAGATGCTGCTGGAGCAACCAGAGTCATGACTATGGATCTTCACGCAGATCAAATACAAGGTTTCTTCGAAAAACCAGTAGATCATCTTTTTGCATCTACCATCTTTTTACCTTATGTAGAAAGTTTAGGTTTGGACAATTTAACCATTGCTTCTCCAGACATGGGAGGTTCAAAAAGAGCGTATGCATATTCTAAATTTTTGGAATCAGATGTAGTTATCTGTTACAAACAAAGAAAAGCAGCTAATGTCATTGACACCATGGAATTGATTGGTGAAGTAAAAGGCAGAAATGTAATTTTAGTAGACGACATGATCGATACTGGAGGAACATTAGCAAAAGCAGCTGATTTAATGATGGAAAAAGGAGCTTTGAGCGTAAGAGCAATTTGTACTCACGCCATCTTATCAGGTGAAGCTTACGAAAAAATAGAAAAATCTCAATTATTAGAATTGATAGTTACAGATTCTATTCCGTTGAAGAAAAAATCGAACAAAATAAGAGTGTTGAGTTGTGCGCCTCTTTTTGCTGAAGTTATGCACATGGTGCACCACAACAATTCCATTAGTGGAAAATTTATAATGTAA
- a CDS encoding 50S ribosomal protein L25/general stress protein Ctc has translation MKSITIKGSERESVGKVATKALRNAGLVPCVLYGGNQAVHFSAEVMAFKNLVYTPNAHTVVIDLGNGKSFNAILQDIQVHPVSDKILHIDFFQLFDDKEITMEVPVQIVGTSKGVLAGGVLRLNTRKLKVKALPANLPDFVEADITPLEMGNKLYVTKLVSDKYKLMHPDNTVVCQVRISRAAMKAAQEAAKAAKAPAKGKKK, from the coding sequence ATGAAATCGATTACAATTAAAGGATCAGAAAGAGAAAGCGTGGGTAAAGTAGCAACTAAAGCCTTACGTAATGCTGGATTGGTTCCTTGCGTATTATACGGAGGAAATCAGGCAGTTCATTTCTCAGCAGAAGTTATGGCTTTCAAAAACTTGGTTTACACTCCAAACGCACACACAGTTGTGATTGATCTTGGAAACGGAAAATCATTCAATGCCATTTTACAAGATATCCAGGTTCACCCTGTATCTGACAAGATTTTACATATTGACTTCTTTCAATTATTTGATGACAAAGAAATCACTATGGAAGTTCCTGTACAAATCGTTGGAACATCTAAAGGTGTTCTTGCAGGTGGTGTTTTACGTTTGAACACTCGTAAATTAAAAGTAAAAGCTTTACCAGCAAATCTTCCTGATTTTGTTGAAGCTGACATTACTCCACTTGAAATGGGTAACAAATTGTACGTTACGAAACTTGTTTCTGACAAATACAAATTAATGCACCCAGACAACACTGTTGTTTGTCAAGTAAGAATTTCTCGTGCAGCTATGAAAGCAGCTCAAGAAGCAGCAAAAGCAGCAAAAGCTCCTGCAAAAGGAAAGAAAAAATAA
- a CDS encoding reprolysin-like metallopeptidase: protein MNRILFFALLVFSFSTVNAQNASLWKRINQGGISLSDRVNAKPDLAGQLVFELDEMAMSQSLQLANGKTAKESQVQIAIPNAKGILETFLVWESSNFAPELQTKFPEIRAYAGTGITDRNATIHFSFSPKGIQTMILRGDSESEFIERYAKSKSVYVLFNSKSRKKGNLSFACKTEDVALNKQLYKKTSKIISNTAVFKTVRLALSCTGEYTAFHGGTVNGALTAMNATMTRVNGIFNKDLAIHLNLVATNADIIFTDAATDPYSDEAVGLATVTGCTGDCPGTWNKEVQSTITTVIGEANYDIGHLFAATGGGGDAGCIGCICDALTATNSTPSYQLGKGSAYTSPSDGISEGDTFDIDFVAHEMGHQLGANHTYSYDIEGTGVSVEPGSGSSIMGYAGITDYNVQSNSDDYFTYVSIKQIQDNLATKSILASTSLTGQTPTVNAGLDYTIPKGTAFVLTGTGSDPNGNTLTYCWEQNDTALTESGANSIAFPTKVDGPLFRSLKPTSSPVRYMPALNSVLINKLSTTWESVSDVARTLHFTLTARDNAAQGFAQTNTDTKIVTVSGTIGPFAVTSQNVADSSWPLGSSQTITWSVNGTNTLPGSSNVNIKLSTDGGLTFPTSLATNTPNDGSETITAPGVAKENCRILIEPTANIYYAINSEPFAIGYAVTSTCNTYNFAAPFAIVDSQSYTAKTITVPASAGVISDVNVAVDFTHTYLSDVQIEVINPQGTTVKLFERSCNQSGSLILNYDDLGVALACGATTAQTVSPFEPLNVFNGLNPQGNWQFRVRDAYVSDTGTLNSAAITICTKSYTTLAAPSFDIGNFVVYPNPNKGNFNIQFTSTAMSGVKVLVHDLLGRKIYENKFSNGVNFNENIQLKNVRTGIYLLTVIDGDRKEVKKLVIE, encoded by the coding sequence ATGAATAGAATATTATTTTTTGCGCTACTTGTATTTTCATTTTCGACGGTTAATGCTCAAAATGCATCGCTATGGAAAAGAATTAATCAAGGCGGAATATCACTTTCGGATCGGGTGAATGCTAAACCAGATTTAGCAGGGCAATTAGTATTTGAATTGGATGAAATGGCGATGAGTCAATCTTTACAGTTAGCTAATGGGAAAACAGCAAAAGAGAGTCAAGTTCAAATTGCAATTCCAAACGCTAAAGGTATTCTTGAAACATTTTTGGTTTGGGAATCATCGAATTTTGCCCCTGAATTACAAACAAAATTTCCTGAAATTAGAGCTTACGCTGGAACTGGAATAACAGATCGTAATGCAACCATACATTTTAGTTTTTCGCCAAAAGGAATTCAAACTATGATTTTGAGAGGAGATAGTGAGTCTGAATTTATAGAGCGTTATGCTAAAAGCAAGTCGGTTTATGTGCTTTTTAATTCTAAATCCAGAAAAAAAGGGAATCTTTCTTTCGCTTGTAAAACGGAAGATGTTGCTCTTAATAAACAATTGTATAAAAAAACAAGTAAAATAATTTCCAATACAGCTGTTTTTAAAACAGTGCGATTGGCTTTGTCATGTACAGGAGAGTATACTGCTTTTCATGGAGGCACTGTGAATGGTGCATTGACAGCGATGAATGCAACGATGACAAGGGTAAATGGAATTTTTAATAAGGATTTAGCAATTCATTTGAATCTTGTTGCTACTAATGCAGATATAATTTTTACAGATGCTGCTACTGATCCATATTCAGATGAAGCTGTGGGATTAGCTACTGTTACAGGTTGTACTGGTGATTGTCCAGGAACTTGGAATAAAGAAGTGCAGAGTACGATAACAACTGTAATAGGAGAAGCGAATTATGATATAGGGCATTTATTTGCGGCTACTGGCGGAGGTGGTGATGCTGGTTGTATAGGTTGTATTTGTGATGCATTAACAGCTACAAATTCAACACCATCCTATCAACTTGGAAAAGGGAGTGCTTATACTTCGCCTTCAGATGGTATTTCCGAAGGAGATACTTTTGATATTGATTTTGTTGCTCATGAAATGGGGCATCAATTGGGTGCAAATCACACCTATTCCTACGATATTGAAGGAACAGGAGTAAGCGTTGAGCCAGGAAGTGGATCTTCTATTATGGGGTATGCTGGAATAACAGATTATAATGTTCAAAGTAATTCAGACGATTATTTTACCTATGTAAGCATTAAGCAAATACAAGATAATCTTGCAACAAAAAGTATTCTTGCTAGTACATCATTAACAGGACAAACGCCAACAGTTAATGCTGGTTTAGATTATACCATTCCAAAAGGGACGGCATTTGTTTTAACAGGAACTGGATCTGATCCTAATGGAAATACTCTTACGTATTGTTGGGAGCAAAATGATACTGCGCTAACAGAATCTGGTGCAAATAGTATTGCTTTTCCAACAAAAGTTGACGGACCACTTTTTCGGTCATTGAAGCCAACGAGTTCTCCTGTTCGGTACATGCCAGCTCTAAATAGTGTTTTGATCAATAAATTATCTACAACTTGGGAATCTGTTTCTGATGTAGCACGAACACTTCATTTTACTCTGACCGCCAGAGACAATGCTGCTCAGGGTTTTGCACAAACGAATACCGATACTAAGATTGTAACAGTGAGTGGTACAATAGGTCCGTTTGCAGTAACTTCTCAAAATGTGGCAGATTCTAGTTGGCCTTTAGGAAGTAGTCAAACTATTACTTGGAGTGTTAATGGTACGAATACCTTGCCAGGTTCTAGCAATGTGAATATCAAATTATCCACGGATGGAGGGTTAACTTTCCCAACATCTTTAGCTACTAATACTCCCAATGATGGCAGTGAAACAATTACGGCTCCAGGTGTAGCAAAAGAAAATTGTAGAATTTTAATTGAACCAACAGCTAATATATATTATGCTATAAATAGTGAGCCTTTTGCCATAGGATATGCTGTTACATCAACTTGTAACACGTACAATTTTGCAGCTCCATTTGCTATAGTTGATTCTCAGTCATACACCGCAAAAACAATTACAGTACCGGCTTCTGCGGGAGTAATTTCGGATGTGAATGTAGCAGTAGATTTTACACATACTTATTTGTCTGATGTACAAATTGAGGTAATTAACCCACAAGGTACAACGGTAAAATTATTCGAAAGAAGTTGCAACCAATCTGGTAGTTTAATATTGAATTATGATGATTTAGGAGTTGCGTTAGCTTGTGGAGCGACTACTGCGCAAACGGTATCTCCATTTGAGCCTTTGAATGTATTTAACGGCCTTAATCCTCAAGGGAATTGGCAATTTAGAGTTAGAGATGCTTATGTTAGCGATACAGGAACTTTGAATTCAGCAGCTATAACTATTTGTACTAAATCATACACTACGCTGGCAGCGCCGAGTTTCGATATCGGTAATTTTGTTGTGTATCCAAATCCAAATAAAGGTAATTTTAACATCCAATTTACGAGTACGGCTATGTCTGGAGTGAAAGTATTGGTGCATGATTTATTAGGCAGAAAAATCTACGAAAACAAATTTTCGAATGGAGTAAATTTCAATGAAAATATTCAGTTGAAAAATGTGCGAACAGGGATTTATCTTCTTACAGTTATTGATGGCGATAGAAAAGAAGTTAAAAAACTAGTTATTGAATAG
- a CDS encoding bifunctional riboflavin kinase/FAD synthetase: MKIFHSITDFICSKKTILTLGTFDGVHIGHKKILEKITQSRSVGTENGKYESLVLTFFPHPRMVLQEHSDIKLLNTISEKIDLLEQSGIENLVIHPFDESFSQLTAEEFVKTVLVNKFNIHKIIIGHDHRFGKNRTANIDDLIDFGKQYGFEVEEISAQEINAISVSSTKIRNALEQGDIALANKYLGYHYFLSGTIVKGKQLGRTIGFPTANLKIEENYKLIPQNGVYIVYSIIDGERVFGMMNIGFNPTVDGENHSIEINFFDFDQDLYHQNITVSVLHRIRSEQKFESVSFLKNQLEIDRNEAKSFLDNFLRK; the protein is encoded by the coding sequence TTGAAAATTTTTCATTCTATTACGGATTTTATTTGCTCAAAAAAGACAATTCTTACGCTAGGCACTTTTGACGGCGTACATATTGGTCATAAAAAAATTCTGGAAAAAATCACTCAATCCCGAAGCGTCGGGACCGAAAACGGAAAATACGAAAGCTTAGTACTTACTTTTTTTCCGCATCCAAGAATGGTTCTTCAGGAACATTCTGATATAAAACTATTGAATACCATTTCTGAAAAAATAGATTTATTAGAACAATCAGGCATTGAAAATCTAGTTATACATCCTTTCGACGAAAGTTTTTCTCAATTGACGGCTGAGGAATTTGTAAAAACAGTTCTTGTAAATAAATTCAATATCCATAAAATAATCATTGGTCACGACCATCGATTTGGCAAAAATCGCACCGCAAATATTGATGATTTAATAGATTTTGGAAAACAATATGGCTTTGAAGTTGAAGAAATATCAGCTCAGGAAATCAATGCTATTTCTGTTAGCTCTACAAAAATTAGAAATGCTTTAGAACAAGGCGATATTGCTTTGGCCAATAAATACTTAGGATATCATTATTTTTTATCTGGTACTATTGTCAAAGGAAAACAACTTGGCAGAACTATTGGCTTTCCAACGGCTAATCTCAAAATAGAAGAAAATTACAAGCTGATTCCTCAAAATGGTGTTTATATTGTTTATAGTATTATAGATGGCGAACGCGTTTTTGGGATGATGAACATAGGATTCAACCCTACTGTTGATGGTGAAAACCATTCAATTGAAATTAATTTTTTCGATTTTGACCAAGATTTATACCATCAAAACATAACTGTTTCTGTTTTACACCGAATTCGTTCGGAACAAAAATTTGAATCCGTATCATTCTTAAAAAACCAACTAGAAATAGACCGGAATGAAGCAAAATCCTTTCTTGACAACTTTTTAAGGAAATAA
- the pth gene encoding aminoacyl-tRNA hydrolase → MIKWITKRFLSTKTADKTDYIKPEVHEHQKNNMKSVSTKFLIVGLGNIGAEYVNTRHNIGFKILDFLAKKEGLTFETVKLGSLAEYKFKGRTFLLLKPNTYMNLSGKAVQYWMTAAKIPLENIMVITDDLNLSFGTIRIKPKGSDGGHNGLKNINLILNTQQYTRFRFGISDEFKKGKQIDYVLGDWDDTEKTALPERLELASEIIKSFGTAGLENTMTSYNGK, encoded by the coding sequence ATGATAAAATGGATAACAAAACGGTTTCTATCTACAAAAACAGCAGACAAAACAGATTATATAAAACCGGAAGTTCACGAACACCAAAAAAACAATATGAAAAGCGTGAGTACTAAATTTTTAATTGTTGGACTAGGCAACATTGGCGCCGAATACGTAAATACACGACACAATATAGGTTTTAAAATTTTAGATTTTTTAGCCAAAAAAGAAGGCCTTACTTTCGAAACCGTAAAGCTAGGATCTCTCGCTGAATACAAGTTTAAAGGAAGAACCTTTTTGCTTTTAAAACCAAATACCTACATGAACCTCAGCGGTAAAGCAGTTCAATACTGGATGACGGCAGCAAAGATTCCGCTTGAAAACATTATGGTTATTACTGACGATTTAAATCTTTCTTTTGGAACCATCCGCATCAAGCCTAAAGGAAGCGACGGAGGACATAACGGACTCAAAAACATTAATTTGATTCTGAACACACAACAATACACTCGTTTTAGATTTGGAATCAGCGACGAATTCAAAAAAGGAAAACAAATAGACTATGTTTTAGGCGATTGGGATGACACAGAAAAAACAGCACTTCCTGAACGACTAGAATTAGCTTCCGAAATCATCAAATCCTTTGGAACAGCTGGATTAGAGAACACCATGACATCCTACAATGGAAAATAA